A single genomic interval of Halorubrum aethiopicum harbors:
- a CDS encoding agmatinase family protein, whose protein sequence is MAYAGLDTFLKGEPRAVDDLDDVDVAVFGVPYDGAVSNRPGARYGPGAIREASAWWAYLSEYKGALTNMRTGDQVDFDEFSVADVGDAPVFPMDHETTAESVTAHAATLAARAFPVMLGGDHYCTFPAFRGFLEGSGHDSVGFVQIDAHTDTVSESPVFGTDFHGSSTARIAELPGVEYDSVSQVGIRGYESPDFFEFADETGLNLFTMNDVDERGIGPVVADAVEAAAEGTDAVYVTFDVDAVDPSVAPGTGTPCPGGLTSGQALETMEVLGAHDAVGAVDLMEVAPRYDATEGTERLAAYLLVTFLERKFAR, encoded by the coding sequence ATGGCGTACGCCGGGCTCGACACGTTCCTCAAGGGGGAGCCGCGGGCGGTCGACGACCTCGACGACGTCGACGTCGCGGTCTTCGGCGTCCCGTACGACGGCGCGGTCTCCAACCGGCCGGGCGCGCGGTACGGACCGGGCGCGATCCGCGAGGCCAGCGCGTGGTGGGCGTACCTCTCCGAGTACAAGGGCGCGCTGACGAACATGCGGACCGGCGACCAGGTCGACTTCGACGAGTTCTCCGTCGCGGACGTGGGCGACGCTCCCGTCTTCCCGATGGACCACGAGACCACCGCCGAGAGCGTCACCGCGCACGCCGCGACGCTCGCCGCGCGGGCGTTCCCGGTCATGCTCGGCGGCGACCACTACTGTACGTTCCCCGCGTTCCGCGGCTTCCTCGAGGGATCCGGCCACGACAGCGTGGGCTTCGTCCAGATCGACGCCCACACCGACACGGTCTCGGAGAGCCCCGTCTTCGGCACCGACTTCCACGGGTCGAGCACCGCACGGATCGCCGAGTTGCCCGGCGTCGAGTACGACTCGGTCAGCCAGGTCGGGATCCGCGGCTACGAGTCGCCCGACTTCTTCGAGTTCGCCGACGAGACCGGGCTGAACCTGTTCACGATGAACGACGTCGACGAGCGCGGGATCGGTCCCGTCGTCGCCGACGCGGTCGAGGCCGCCGCGGAAGGCACCGACGCGGTGTACGTCACGTTCGATGTCGACGCCGTCGACCCGAGCGTCGCGCCCGGAACCGGAACGCCGTGTCCGGGCGGGCTGACCTCGGGGCAGGCCTTGGAGACGATGGAGGTGCTCGGCGCGCACGACGCGGTCGGGGCCGTCGACCTGATGGAGGTCGCGCCGCGATACGACGCCACCGAGGGGACCGAGCGGCTCGCGGCGTACCTCCTCGTCACGTTCCTCGAGCGGAAGTTCGCCCGGTGA
- a CDS encoding YqjF family protein — translation MVLPLEMGWRHLLFESWPVDADRLAEHLPEGFEPDEHDGSAWLSVIPFTNVDVRPKGVPRSLGVRLPEVNVRTYVTRDGVPSVYFFSLDAQGLASVAGARLFHHLPYYYARISLEWADGRVAFDGRRRHPGDRPARYEATYWPTGEPFAAGDDPLAEFLVERYRFYTEAPDGSVRHTDVRHDPWTLYPAEASVETDTLLRANGFRRPEAEPVRYYSPGLDVTASRSERSGEVN, via the coding sequence ATGGTTCTCCCGTTGGAGATGGGGTGGCGACACCTGCTGTTCGAGAGCTGGCCGGTCGACGCGGACCGGCTGGCGGAGCACCTCCCCGAGGGGTTCGAGCCCGACGAACACGACGGCTCGGCGTGGCTCTCCGTGATCCCCTTCACCAACGTCGACGTGCGCCCGAAGGGGGTCCCGCGCTCGCTCGGCGTGCGGCTCCCGGAGGTGAACGTCCGGACGTACGTGACCCGCGACGGCGTGCCGAGCGTCTACTTCTTCAGCCTCGACGCGCAGGGGCTCGCGAGCGTCGCCGGCGCGCGGCTGTTCCACCACCTCCCGTACTACTACGCCCGGATCTCGCTGGAGTGGGCGGACGGCAGGGTGGCCTTCGACGGCCGCCGGCGACACCCCGGCGACCGCCCCGCCCGCTACGAGGCGACCTACTGGCCGACCGGCGAGCCGTTCGCGGCCGGCGACGACCCGCTCGCCGAGTTCCTCGTCGAGCGCTACCGCTTCTACACCGAGGCCCCCGACGGGTCGGTCCGGCACACCGACGTGCGCCACGACCCATGGACGCTGTACCCCGCGGAGGCGAGCGTCGAGACGGACACGCTGCTCCGGGCCAACGGGTTCCGGCGGCCGGAGGCGGAGCCCGTGCGCTACTACAGTCCCGGTCTGGACGTGACCGCCTCGCGGAGCGAGCGGTCGGGGGAGGTGAACTGA
- a CDS encoding thiol-disulfide oxidoreductase DCC family protein, producing the protein MAAEPDESDDPANPEESAESDVPAEPADPPETPVVLFDGVCNLCNGVIQFLIPRDPEGRLKYAALQSDAGQALLERHDFPTEEFDSFVLVEGERTYTKSGAAIRIAEILGWPYRIAGVGRAIPRPIRDRLYEFVADNRYDWFGRKDQCMIPDEDVSDRFLS; encoded by the coding sequence ATGGCCGCGGAACCCGACGAATCCGACGACCCCGCCAACCCCGAGGAGTCCGCCGAGTCCGATGTCCCCGCTGAACCCGCCGACCCACCCGAGACGCCCGTCGTCCTGTTCGACGGGGTCTGTAACCTCTGTAACGGAGTCATCCAGTTCCTGATCCCGCGCGATCCCGAGGGCCGCCTCAAGTACGCCGCGCTCCAGTCGGACGCCGGCCAGGCGCTGTTGGAGCGCCACGACTTCCCCACCGAGGAGTTCGACTCGTTCGTCCTCGTGGAGGGCGAGAGGACCTACACCAAGTCGGGGGCCGCGATCCGGATCGCGGAGATCCTCGGCTGGCCCTACCGGATCGCGGGGGTCGGGCGAGCGATCCCGCGGCCGATCCGCGACCGGCTGTACGAGTTCGTGGCGGACAACCGGTACGACTGGTTCGGACGGAAGGACCAGTGTATGATCCCCGACGAGGACGTCAGCGACCGGTTCCTGTCGTAG
- a CDS encoding sensor histidine kinase, which translates to MDDRSRIPRLSARRIVAIYLAFGMLWILLSDQLVAVVADPDPVSTVIQSVKGAAFVLVSGTLVYVLLRYRERQLVETRNEMEARSQESQVLQRVLRHNIRNDLNIISGNLELASESITDTEAKKCLRTAEETANDLLVMSEKVRALDGLQLDETVPEPVDVIPLVEGAIEQVASPVSIETDVPDRCVAMAGPSLRYACSEVLENSVEHYDDPLETLEITVSIDETADRVRIEIRDNGSGIPETELEALERGRETPLAHGSGIGLWLVKWVCDQYRGETSFDTEPGVGSTVTLTLRRPDST; encoded by the coding sequence ATGGATGACCGGAGCCGGATTCCACGGCTGTCAGCCCGTCGGATCGTGGCCATCTACCTCGCCTTCGGCATGCTGTGGATACTGCTGTCGGACCAGCTCGTCGCCGTCGTCGCCGACCCCGACCCGGTCTCCACGGTCATCCAATCGGTCAAAGGTGCCGCGTTCGTTCTCGTCTCCGGAACGCTGGTCTACGTGCTCTTGCGGTACCGTGAACGACAGTTAGTCGAAACCCGAAACGAGATGGAAGCCAGGTCACAGGAGAGCCAGGTGTTACAGCGGGTTCTGAGACACAACATCCGCAACGACTTGAACATCATCTCCGGGAACCTCGAGCTGGCGAGCGAGTCGATCACGGATACGGAGGCCAAGAAATGCTTGCGTACGGCCGAAGAAACCGCGAACGACCTGCTCGTGATGAGTGAGAAGGTGCGGGCGCTCGACGGGCTCCAGCTGGACGAGACGGTTCCCGAACCGGTGGACGTGATCCCCCTCGTCGAGGGCGCGATCGAGCAGGTCGCGAGTCCCGTTTCGATCGAGACGGACGTTCCCGATCGGTGCGTTGCCATGGCCGGTCCCTCCCTGAGATACGCCTGTAGCGAGGTGTTGGAGAACTCGGTTGAACACTACGATGATCCCCTGGAGACGCTGGAGATAACCGTCTCGATCGACGAAACGGCGGATCGCGTCCGCATCGAGATACGAGACAACGGCTCCGGTATTCCCGAGACCGAACTCGAGGCCCTGGAGCGCGGGCGGGAAACGCCGCTGGCACACGGGAGCGGGATCGGCCTCTGGCTGGTCAAGTGGGTCTGTGACCAGTATCGCGGGGAGACGTCGTTCGACACCGAGCCGGGCGTCGGTTCGACCGTCACGCTCACGCTTCGACGACCCGACTCGACGTAG
- a CDS encoding type 1 glutamine amidotransferase: protein MSSTRADGKTLFVVRNEPNPDREYHCDALASWFPEATEIDFVAGERVPVEEAAGVVFTGSTAGVYEAEDRPWIAEEEELVRELVDRGIPTLGVCFGHQVVNSALGGTVEQVGTTHALVEAELDDDPLFDGVAPVVVALHGDAVTELGDGLEAIASADHARIFGTRHRSAPLWTVQFHPEIEADHREAIREGGDWDEREFSFANVTPGRVFENFERLVAGADERDEIAGAIETPE, encoded by the coding sequence ATGAGTTCCACCCGCGCCGACGGCAAGACCCTGTTCGTCGTCCGAAACGAGCCGAACCCCGACCGGGAGTACCACTGCGACGCGCTGGCGTCGTGGTTCCCGGAGGCGACCGAGATCGACTTCGTCGCTGGCGAGCGCGTCCCGGTCGAGGAGGCCGCCGGCGTCGTCTTCACCGGGAGCACCGCGGGCGTCTACGAGGCCGAGGACCGCCCGTGGATCGCCGAGGAGGAGGAGCTCGTCCGCGAACTCGTCGACCGCGGGATCCCGACGCTCGGCGTCTGTTTCGGCCACCAGGTCGTGAACTCGGCGCTCGGCGGGACCGTCGAGCAGGTCGGGACGACCCACGCGCTCGTCGAGGCGGAACTCGACGACGACCCGCTCTTCGACGGAGTGGCCCCGGTCGTCGTCGCCCTCCACGGCGACGCGGTCACCGAACTCGGCGACGGATTAGAGGCCATCGCCTCGGCCGATCACGCCCGGATATTCGGCACCCGCCACCGGAGTGCGCCGCTGTGGACCGTCCAGTTCCATCCGGAGATAGAGGCCGACCACCGCGAGGCGATCCGGGAGGGGGGCGACTGGGACGAACGCGAGTTCTCCTTCGCGAACGTCACGCCGGGGCGCGTCTTCGAGAACTTCGAGCGGCTGGTGGCCGGCGCGGACGAACGCGACGAGATCGCCGGCGCGATCGAGACGCCGGAGTGA
- a CDS encoding DJ-1/PfpI family protein: MTKEILMIVGDFGEDYEIMVPFQTLQAVGHRVDAVCPDKEAGDRVKTAIHDFRGDQTYLEERGHDFELTATMDEVDPADYDALVVPGGRAPEYLRTHEEVLDAVRHFFEADKPVAALCHGPQILAAAGVLDGYEMTAYPAVRPEVEAAGCSWVDGVVRDGNLVTGQAWPDHPEWLAEFMDLLGDEISHGDPAVAADD; the protein is encoded by the coding sequence ATGACGAAGGAGATCCTGATGATCGTCGGCGACTTCGGCGAGGACTACGAGATAATGGTCCCGTTCCAGACGCTCCAAGCGGTGGGCCACCGGGTCGACGCGGTCTGTCCGGACAAGGAGGCCGGCGACCGGGTCAAGACGGCGATCCACGACTTCCGCGGGGACCAGACGTACCTCGAGGAGCGCGGCCACGACTTCGAGTTGACCGCGACGATGGACGAGGTCGATCCCGCCGACTACGACGCGCTCGTCGTTCCGGGCGGGCGCGCGCCGGAGTACCTCCGGACCCACGAGGAGGTGCTCGACGCGGTGAGACACTTCTTCGAGGCGGACAAGCCGGTGGCGGCGCTGTGTCACGGCCCGCAGATCCTCGCGGCCGCGGGCGTCCTCGACGGCTACGAGATGACCGCCTACCCCGCGGTGCGTCCCGAGGTCGAGGCCGCGGGCTGCTCGTGGGTCGACGGCGTCGTCCGCGACGGCAACCTCGTCACCGGGCAGGCGTGGCCGGACCACCCCGAGTGGCTCGCCGAGTTCATGGACCTCCTCGGCGACGAGATCTCCCACGGCGACCCCGCGGTGGCCGCGGACGACTGA
- a CDS encoding oxidoreductase — protein MTDWTPADMPDLEGTTVVVTGANSGLGLEGTRAFARKGATVVMACRSVDRGERAAAEVRESSSADSDLDVRECDLASLDSVRSFAEGLAADYDAVDVLCNNAGVMAIPRSETEDGFETQFGVNHLGHFALTGRLFDLLLAADGVDGTARVVTQSSGAHEQGEMDFDDLNWEKSYGKWKAYGRSKLANLLFAYELQRRIDAAGDLGVRSVACHPGYTDTNLQLRTARESGNPLLKVGMRLANAVLGQDAAVGAEPMLYAATADADGGAYVEPGGFMNMRGHPTVGRSNDASYDRADARRLWEYSVEATGVTFPFREGDDETVEAVDDA, from the coding sequence ATGACCGACTGGACTCCCGCGGACATGCCCGACCTCGAGGGAACGACGGTGGTCGTGACCGGAGCCAACAGCGGCCTCGGCCTCGAGGGGACGCGCGCGTTCGCCCGGAAGGGCGCGACCGTCGTGATGGCGTGCCGGAGCGTCGACCGCGGGGAACGGGCGGCCGCCGAAGTTCGGGAGTCGTCGTCGGCCGACTCCGATCTCGACGTCCGCGAGTGCGACCTGGCGTCGCTCGACTCGGTCCGGTCGTTCGCCGAGGGGCTCGCCGCCGACTACGACGCGGTCGACGTGCTCTGTAACAACGCCGGCGTGATGGCGATCCCGCGGAGCGAGACCGAGGACGGCTTCGAGACGCAGTTCGGCGTCAACCACCTCGGCCACTTCGCGCTGACCGGCCGGCTGTTCGACCTCCTCCTCGCGGCCGACGGGGTCGACGGAACCGCCCGCGTCGTGACGCAGTCGTCGGGAGCCCACGAGCAGGGCGAGATGGACTTCGACGACCTCAACTGGGAGAAGTCGTACGGGAAGTGGAAGGCGTACGGCCGGAGCAAGCTCGCGAACCTGCTCTTCGCCTACGAGCTCCAGCGCCGGATCGACGCGGCCGGGGACCTCGGCGTTCGGAGCGTCGCCTGCCACCCGGGATACACCGACACGAACCTCCAGCTGCGCACCGCCCGCGAAAGCGGGAATCCCCTGTTGAAGGTCGGGATGCGGCTCGCGAACGCGGTGCTCGGTCAGGACGCCGCGGTCGGAGCGGAGCCGATGCTGTACGCTGCGACCGCCGACGCCGACGGGGGCGCGTACGTCGAGCCGGGCGGGTTCATGAACATGCGCGGCCACCCGACGGTCGGACGGTCGAACGACGCCTCCTACGACCGCGCGGACGCCCGCCGGCTCTGGGAGTACTCGGTCGAGGCGACGGGCGTGACGTTCCCGTTCCGGGAGGGGGACGACGAGACCGTCGAGGCCGTCGACGACGCCTGA
- a CDS encoding cold-shock protein: MATGKVDFFNDTGGYGFIETDDADEDVFFHMEDVGGPDLEEGQEVEFDIEEAEKGPRAKNLTRL; encoded by the coding sequence ATGGCGACAGGCAAGGTCGACTTCTTCAACGACACCGGCGGTTACGGATTCATCGAGACTGACGACGCTGACGAGGACGTGTTCTTCCACATGGAGGACGTCGGCGGCCCGGACCTCGAGGAAGGCCAGGAGGTAGAGTTCGACATCGAGGAGGCGGAGAAGGGTCCGCGCGCGAAGAACCTCACTCGACTGTAA
- a CDS encoding M20/M25/M40 family metallo-hydrolase gives MVEKRADGGESDANDALAATIDDRVETYRDRLFDLLAQSSVSTTGEGMEAAVDLVIDVLEGSGLDAERIETERYPVVYAERGPEGGESAGDDGDAVGNDAPTVLFYGHYDVQPPGDVDAWESPAFEPTVRDGSIYARGAGDNKGQFAAHAFAVDALVAADAFPDATVKLLVEGGEESGSAGLREYLESQPAELADVDLVYVADGPRHAVAGDDGVRTGVPTLMYGNRGVLSIQVDLRTANTDLHSGNFGGPVPGATNRLVELLASMRADDGDGIAVDGFHDGTAITDADRELVARIPDDSEAIREELDVDRFVTDDPYYERLLTRPSMTVNGLSGGYQGEGMKTVLPARASAKLDFRLVPNQDPDAVFEAVRDHLREREPRVEVAKHGTFPPMKTPVDTPMADPVRESLAAVWGEDAVELPVLGGSLPAAYFREVEALADVPVLVVPYANHDQGNHSPNEHLDVDCFENGIRTSARVIRAIAER, from the coding sequence ATGGTCGAGAAGCGCGCGGACGGCGGGGAATCGGACGCGAACGACGCGCTCGCTGCGACGATAGACGACCGGGTGGAGACGTATCGGGACCGGCTCTTCGACCTGCTCGCCCAGTCGAGCGTCTCGACGACCGGCGAGGGGATGGAGGCGGCCGTCGACCTCGTGATCGACGTCCTCGAGGGATCCGGACTAGACGCGGAGCGGATCGAGACGGAGCGGTATCCCGTCGTCTACGCGGAACGCGGGCCCGAGGGCGGGGAGAGCGCCGGCGACGACGGGGACGCTGTCGGAAACGACGCGCCGACCGTCCTGTTTTACGGCCACTACGACGTCCAGCCGCCGGGCGACGTCGACGCGTGGGAGTCGCCGGCGTTCGAGCCGACGGTCCGGGACGGCTCCATCTACGCCCGCGGCGCGGGCGACAACAAGGGACAGTTCGCGGCCCACGCCTTCGCGGTCGACGCGCTCGTCGCCGCCGACGCGTTCCCGGACGCCACGGTGAAGCTGCTCGTCGAGGGCGGCGAGGAGAGCGGGAGCGCCGGGCTCCGCGAGTACCTCGAGAGCCAGCCGGCCGAACTCGCCGACGTCGACCTCGTGTACGTCGCCGACGGACCCCGTCACGCGGTCGCCGGCGACGACGGGGTCCGGACGGGCGTGCCGACGCTGATGTACGGCAACCGCGGCGTGCTCTCCATCCAGGTCGACCTGCGGACGGCGAACACGGACCTCCACTCCGGCAACTTCGGCGGACCGGTGCCGGGCGCGACGAACCGGCTCGTCGAACTCCTCGCGTCGATGCGCGCGGACGACGGCGACGGGATCGCCGTCGACGGCTTCCACGACGGGACCGCGATCACCGACGCGGACCGCGAGCTGGTGGCCCGGATTCCGGACGACAGCGAGGCGATCCGCGAGGAGCTGGACGTCGACCGGTTCGTCACCGACGACCCCTACTACGAGCGGCTTTTGACCCGGCCGAGCATGACGGTGAACGGCCTCTCCGGCGGCTACCAGGGCGAGGGGATGAAGACCGTCCTGCCGGCGCGGGCGTCGGCGAAGCTCGACTTCCGGCTCGTTCCGAACCAGGACCCCGACGCGGTCTTCGAGGCGGTTCGGGACCACCTCCGCGAGCGCGAGCCGCGGGTCGAGGTGGCGAAACACGGGACGTTCCCGCCGATGAAGACGCCGGTCGACACGCCGATGGCGGACCCGGTTCGGGAGTCGCTCGCGGCGGTGTGGGGCGAGGACGCCGTCGAGCTGCCCGTGTTGGGCGGAAGCCTTCCGGCCGCCTACTTCCGGGAGGTGGAGGCGCTCGCGGACGTGCCCGTGCTCGTCGTCCCGTACGCCAACCACGACCAGGGGAACCACTCGCCGAACGAGCACCTCGACGTCGACTGCTTCGAGAACGGGATCCGGACGAGCGCGCGCGTCATCCGGGCGATCGCCGAGAGGTGA
- a CDS encoding MATE family efflux transporter, whose translation MTTGAISPKLFDLAWPLVLGNLLQTLYNLADMFWVGRVSTDAVAAVSLMFPLSWLFVSTAMGLTAATIALVSQHVGAGDDRRADEIVGQTVLLAVVVSVVLAIVGFLARHRLLYWIGARDAVFTESLAYIEVIFLTLPLTFLFFAFRASLQGAGDTRTAMWLVAISAALNIVIDPVFILGWGPVPAMGTRGAAIATFIARLFATAVGIWILLRGDWGVKLYVRDLIPNPEILRKLIDVGYPGTLDGWARSFAAVAMAALVARFGPAATAAYGIGVRLMSISWGVAGAVGQATATGVGQNLGARTPERAAAVTRAATAGTMGLLAVAGGLVWVFPGVAMGVFVDDPATIAEGIGFLRIVALSWAFFGGLMVIQGGFRGAGHTKAAMALSLLSRWIFRIPVAALLAFGTVSLTLGGFAVGPLAVPAVEVGYTGLGWGVEGLWWAYATAAVVSFVLGAAWFRRGTWTEGVVDGSERATVPPDADAAGDGEEGPETSAETLDD comes from the coding sequence ATGACGACGGGAGCCATCTCCCCGAAGCTGTTCGACCTCGCGTGGCCGCTGGTGCTCGGCAACCTCCTCCAGACGCTGTACAACCTCGCGGACATGTTCTGGGTGGGGCGCGTGAGCACCGACGCCGTCGCCGCCGTCTCGCTCATGTTCCCCCTGTCGTGGCTGTTCGTCTCCACCGCGATGGGGCTCACCGCCGCGACGATCGCCCTGGTCTCCCAACACGTCGGCGCGGGCGACGACCGACGCGCGGACGAGATCGTCGGCCAGACCGTGTTGCTCGCGGTCGTCGTCTCCGTCGTCCTGGCGATCGTCGGCTTCCTCGCGCGCCACCGACTGCTCTACTGGATCGGCGCGCGCGACGCGGTGTTCACGGAGTCGCTCGCGTACATCGAGGTGATCTTCCTCACGCTGCCGCTCACGTTCCTCTTCTTCGCGTTCCGCGCGTCGCTCCAGGGCGCGGGCGACACCCGGACCGCGATGTGGCTCGTCGCCATCTCCGCCGCGCTCAACATCGTCATCGACCCCGTCTTCATCCTCGGGTGGGGACCGGTCCCCGCCATGGGCACCCGCGGGGCCGCGATCGCGACGTTCATCGCCCGCCTGTTCGCGACCGCGGTCGGGATCTGGATCCTGCTCCGCGGCGACTGGGGCGTGAAGCTGTACGTCCGCGACCTCATCCCGAACCCGGAGATCCTCCGGAAGCTCATCGACGTGGGGTACCCGGGGACGCTCGACGGCTGGGCCCGGTCCTTCGCGGCCGTCGCGATGGCGGCGCTCGTCGCGCGGTTCGGCCCGGCCGCCACCGCGGCGTACGGCATCGGCGTCCGGCTGATGTCGATCTCGTGGGGCGTCGCCGGCGCGGTCGGGCAGGCGACCGCGACCGGCGTGGGCCAGAACCTCGGCGCGCGGACCCCCGAGCGCGCGGCCGCCGTCACGCGCGCGGCCACCGCGGGCACGATGGGGCTGCTCGCGGTCGCCGGCGGGCTCGTCTGGGTCTTCCCCGGCGTCGCGATGGGCGTCTTCGTCGACGACCCGGCGACGATCGCGGAGGGGATCGGCTTCCTGCGGATCGTCGCGCTCTCGTGGGCCTTCTTCGGCGGGCTGATGGTGATCCAGGGCGGGTTCCGCGGCGCGGGTCACACCAAGGCCGCGATGGCGCTGTCGCTGCTCTCGCGGTGGATATTCCGGATCCCCGTCGCCGCGTTGTTGGCGTTCGGGACCGTGAGCCTCACCCTCGGCGGGTTCGCCGTCGGTCCCCTCGCCGTCCCCGCGGTCGAGGTCGGCTACACGGGGCTCGGCTGGGGCGTCGAGGGGCTCTGGTGGGCGTACGCGACGGCCGCGGTCGTCTCGTTCGTCCTCGGCGCGGCGTGGTTCCGGCGGGGAACGTGGACGGAGGGCGTCGTCGACGGGTCCGAGAGGGCGACGGTTCCCCCGGACGCGGACGCCGCCGGAGACGGCGAGGAGGGTCCCGAGACGTCCGCCGAGACGCTCGACGATTGA
- a CDS encoding universal stress protein: MYERILVPTDGSDVAEAAVDHALDLAEKYDAEVHALYVVDIDSVNFSLGTEQVDRLKQGRFDEMEELKEQADEATGVVADRGAERDVDVVEHVSGGRPHKVIASYAEDNGVDLIVMGSHGRAGVRRALLGSVTERTLRSTHVPVLVVDYLEED; this comes from the coding sequence ATGTACGAACGCATTCTCGTTCCCACGGACGGTAGCGACGTCGCGGAGGCCGCCGTCGATCACGCGCTCGACCTCGCGGAGAAGTACGACGCCGAGGTCCACGCGCTGTACGTGGTCGACATCGACTCCGTGAACTTCAGCCTCGGAACCGAACAGGTCGACCGGCTCAAACAGGGACGGTTCGACGAGATGGAGGAGCTGAAAGAGCAGGCGGACGAGGCGACCGGCGTGGTCGCCGACCGCGGCGCGGAGCGCGACGTCGACGTGGTCGAACACGTCTCCGGCGGCCGCCCGCACAAGGTGATCGCGAGCTACGCCGAGGACAACGGGGTGGACCTCATCGTCATGGGGAGCCACGGTCGCGCCGGCGTACGGCGTGCGCTCCTCGGGAGCGTCACGGAGCGCACCCTGCGCTCGACGCACGTCCCCGTCCTCGTCGTCGACTACCTCGAGGAGGACTGA
- a CDS encoding VC_2705 family sodium/solute symporter, with protein MTGSSLLLQSDLLPEALDISFKIGPAILVIGMLGLFLTIGFIFRVADTDDMWVAGRSIGNVENGMAIGANWMSAASYLGMAASIALAGFYGLVFVVGWTTGYFILLIFLAAQLRRFGKYTAPDFVGDRFNSDTARAIAAVTTFLIGFVYAIGQAKGMALVGLYIFGDYGGLIPGLDGYQVMVVAMMVVTVGYLTLSGMLGATKNQAVQYVILILAFVVGLFVVGWTNGYSTVLPQLEYGMLISELGSEFSEPFASSSYYLWVATTFSLIVGTCGLPHVLVRFYTVESERTARWSTVWGLFFICILYWSAPAFAAFGTDLYSQNVGATYGDPGMSSAASEVIVVLAAQLSGLPDWFVGIVAAGGIAAAIATVAGLFIAGSSAISHDIYTNIINEDATQRQQILVGRLSIVALGALTTLAALNPASSIAALVGYAFSLAGSVLFPMFFLGMWWENANRQGALAGMTTGLTLWSIPMINQIVPTYIGSLDAPLSAGLAQWMPAIGSALITLPVVFAVTIVVSMATDEPSLETKRIVRQCHSPEPMGQQETAEDVVADGGEEMATDGGHTVDDAATEE; from the coding sequence ATGACGGGGAGCTCCCTCCTCCTCCAGAGCGACCTCCTTCCGGAGGCGCTCGACATCTCGTTCAAGATCGGCCCGGCGATCCTCGTGATCGGGATGTTGGGACTGTTCCTCACGATCGGCTTCATCTTCCGCGTCGCCGACACCGACGACATGTGGGTCGCCGGCCGGTCCATCGGGAACGTCGAGAACGGGATGGCGATCGGCGCGAACTGGATGTCCGCCGCCTCGTACCTCGGGATGGCGGCGTCCATCGCGCTCGCGGGGTTCTACGGGCTCGTGTTCGTCGTCGGCTGGACGACGGGGTACTTCATCCTGCTCATCTTCCTCGCCGCGCAGCTGCGCCGGTTCGGGAAGTACACGGCTCCGGACTTCGTCGGCGACCGGTTCAACTCCGACACCGCGCGCGCCATCGCGGCGGTGACGACGTTCCTCATCGGCTTCGTCTACGCCATCGGGCAGGCGAAGGGGATGGCGCTCGTCGGGCTGTACATCTTCGGCGACTACGGCGGGCTCATCCCCGGCCTGGACGGGTACCAGGTGATGGTGGTCGCCATGATGGTCGTCACCGTCGGCTACCTGACGCTGTCCGGCATGCTCGGCGCGACGAAGAACCAGGCGGTCCAGTACGTCATCCTCATCCTCGCGTTCGTCGTCGGACTGTTCGTCGTCGGCTGGACGAACGGCTACTCGACGGTGCTGCCCCAGCTCGAGTACGGGATGTTGATAAGCGAGCTCGGCAGCGAGTTCTCCGAGCCGTTCGCCTCCTCGAGCTACTACCTCTGGGTCGCCACGACGTTCTCGCTGATCGTCGGCACCTGCGGGCTGCCGCACGTGCTCGTCCGGTTCTACACGGTCGAGAGCGAGCGGACGGCCCGCTGGTCGACCGTGTGGGGCCTCTTCTTCATCTGTATCCTCTACTGGAGCGCCCCGGCGTTCGCGGCGTTCGGGACGGACCTGTACAGCCAGAACGTCGGCGCGACGTACGGCGACCCCGGAATGTCGAGCGCGGCCAGCGAGGTCATCGTCGTGCTGGCGGCGCAGCTGTCGGGGCTCCCGGACTGGTTCGTCGGCATCGTCGCGGCGGGCGGCATCGCGGCGGCCATCGCGACGGTCGCCGGGCTGTTCATCGCCGGCTCGTCGGCCATCAGCCACGACATCTACACCAACATCATCAATGAGGACGCGACGCAGCGCCAGCAGATCCTCGTCGGCCGCCTGTCGATCGTCGCGCTGGGCGCGTTGACCACGCTGGCCGCGCTCAACCCCGCGTCGTCGATCGCCGCGCTCGTGGGGTACGCGTTCTCGCTCGCCGGCTCCGTCCTGTTCCCGATGTTCTTCCTGGGGATGTGGTGGGAGAACGCCAACCGGCAGGGCGCGCTCGCGGGCATGACGACCGGGCTGACGCTCTGGTCGATCCCGATGATCAACCAGATCGTCCCGACGTACATCGGCTCGCTCGACGCGCCGCTGTCGGCGGGGCTGGCCCAGTGGATGCCCGCCATCGGCTCGGCGCTGATCACGCTCCCCGTCGTGTTCGCCGTCACCATCGTCGTCTCGATGGCGACCGACGAGCCGTCGCTGGAGACGAAGCGGATCGTCCGGCAGTGTCACAGCCCCGAACCGATGGGGCAACAGGAGACCGCCGAGGACGTCGTCGCCGACGGCGGCGAGGAGATGGCGACGGACGGGGGCCACACAGTTGACGACGCGGCCACGGAGGAGTGA